A region of Campylobacter armoricus DNA encodes the following proteins:
- a CDS encoding 2-oxoacid:acceptor oxidoreductase family protein, whose protein sequence is MKYQLRFCGEGGQGVITAGEILAKAAIKEGRNAFKASTYTSQVRGGPTKVDIIIDESEIFFPYAVEGEVSFMLSTADKGYKSFKDGVSDGGVIVIEPNLVHPSKEDYTRWKIYEIPIISIAKDEVGNVATQSVVALAIAAYMSKCIDIEALKQTMLDMVPTKTKEANEKAFDLGIEYAKKTQVVS, encoded by the coding sequence ATGAAATACCAATTAAGATTTTGCGGTGAAGGCGGTCAAGGAGTTATCACAGCGGGTGAAATTCTAGCTAAAGCTGCTATTAAAGAAGGACGCAATGCTTTTAAAGCTTCAACTTATACTTCTCAAGTTAGAGGTGGGCCAACTAAGGTTGATATAATCATAGATGAAAGTGAAATATTTTTTCCTTATGCAGTAGAAGGTGAAGTGAGTTTTATGCTTTCAACTGCAGATAAGGGTTATAAAAGCTTTAAAGATGGTGTTAGCGATGGTGGTGTTATAGTTATAGAGCCAAATTTAGTTCATCCAAGCAAAGAAGATTATACTAGATGGAAAATTTATGAAATTCCTATTATTAGTATAGCTAAAGATGAAGTAGGAAATGTAGCTACACAATCTGTTGTTGCATTAGCTATAGCTGCTTATATGAGTAAATGCATAGATATAGAAGCATTAAAACAAACTATGCTTGATATGGTGCCTACAAAAACTAAGGAAGCTAATGAAAAAGCTTTTGATTTAGGTATAGAATACGCTAAAAAAACGCAAGTGGTTTCTTGA
- a CDS encoding 2-oxoglutarate ferredoxin oxidoreductase subunit beta, with amino-acid sequence MAFNYDEYLRVDKLPTQWCWGCGDGVVLKAIIRAIQKIGWNMDDVCLVSGIGCSGRMSSYVNCNTVHTTHGRAIAYATGIKLANPKKHVIVVSGDGDTLAIGGNHTIHGCRRNIDITHILINNFIYGLTNSQTSPTTPQGFYTVTAQAGNIDPNFDACELTKAAGASFVARTNVIESNKLENIVYKALAHKGYSFVDVFSNCHINLGRKNKMGEAVSMLEWIKSRCVEKTKFEQLDYEQRMDKFPTGILYQDESKIEYCEAYEEVRRALKEKRMVDLGVLK; translated from the coding sequence ATGGCTTTTAATTATGATGAGTATTTAAGAGTGGATAAACTTCCTACTCAATGGTGTTGGGGTTGCGGAGATGGCGTTGTTTTAAAAGCTATTATTAGGGCTATACAAAAAATAGGTTGGAATATGGATGATGTTTGTTTGGTTTCTGGTATAGGTTGTAGTGGTAGAATGAGTTCTTATGTAAATTGTAATACAGTTCATACAACTCATGGTAGAGCAATAGCCTATGCAACAGGAATAAAACTAGCAAATCCTAAAAAACATGTAATCGTAGTAAGTGGAGATGGTGATACTTTAGCAATAGGAGGAAATCACACTATTCATGGGTGTAGAAGAAATATAGATATAACTCATATTTTAATTAATAATTTCATTTATGGTCTTACAAATTCACAAACTTCACCAACTACCCCGCAAGGATTTTATACTGTTACAGCTCAAGCTGGTAATATAGATCCAAATTTTGATGCTTGCGAATTAACAAAAGCAGCTGGAGCTTCTTTTGTAGCAAGAACAAATGTTATAGAATCAAACAAACTTGAAAATATTGTCTATAAGGCTTTAGCACACAAAGGTTATAGTTTTGTTGATGTTTTTTCAAATTGTCATATAAATTTAGGTCGAAAAAATAAAATGGGTGAAGCAGTAAGTATGCTTGAGTGGATAAAGAGTCGTTGTGTAGAAAAGACCAAATTTGAGCAATTAGACTATGAACAAAGAATGGATAAATTTCCTACAGGAATTTTATACCAAGATGAAAGTAAAATAGAATATTGCGAAGCTTATGAAGAGGTTAGAAGGGCTTTAAAAGAAAAAAGAATGGTTGATTTGGGAGTATTAAAATGA
- a CDS encoding 2-oxoglutarate synthase subunit alpha produces the protein MREVVSTGNNLVAKAAIDCGCKFFGGYPITPSSEIAHELSHLLPKSDGTFIQMEDEISGISVAIGASMSGVKSMTASSGPGISLKAEQIGLAFIAEIPLVVVNVMRGGPSTGLPTRVAQGDLFQAKAPTHGDYASIALAPASLEEAYTETIRAFNLAEKYMTPVFLLLDETIGHMNGKAKLPELDELKIINRKKFIGDKKDYKPYAAGENEAAVLNPFFQGYRYHITGLHHGDIGFPTEDGEIVDKNMKRLMGKIKNNLDDICTWEEFMLEDAQFLIIAYGSVARSAKEAILRLREEGFKVGLFRPITLYPVAEKKIAQVVSKFEKVIVCELNMGQYLEEIQRVGKRDDFISLHRANGRPITPSEIIAKVKENM, from the coding sequence ATGAGAGAAGTTGTATCAACAGGCAATAATTTAGTAGCAAAAGCAGCAATTGATTGTGGTTGTAAATTTTTTGGTGGTTATCCTATCACTCCAAGTTCTGAAATTGCACATGAGTTAAGTCATTTACTACCAAAAAGTGATGGAACTTTTATACAAATGGAAGATGAAATCTCAGGTATTAGTGTTGCAATAGGTGCTTCTATGAGTGGGGTTAAATCAATGACCGCAAGTAGCGGGCCTGGAATTTCACTAAAAGCTGAACAAATAGGTCTTGCATTTATTGCAGAAATTCCTTTAGTTGTAGTAAATGTTATGAGGGGTGGTCCTTCAACTGGACTTCCAACTAGGGTTGCTCAAGGTGATTTATTTCAGGCAAAAGCTCCAACACATGGTGATTATGCAAGTATAGCTTTAGCTCCGGCTTCTTTAGAAGAAGCTTATACTGAGACAATTAGAGCTTTTAATTTGGCTGAAAAATATATGACACCTGTGTTTTTACTTTTAGATGAAACTATAGGACATATGAATGGTAAGGCAAAATTACCTGAACTTGATGAGTTAAAGATTATTAATCGTAAAAAATTTATAGGTGATAAAAAAGATTATAAACCTTATGCAGCAGGTGAAAATGAAGCTGCTGTTTTAAATCCATTTTTTCAAGGATATCGTTACCATATAACAGGTCTTCATCATGGAGATATAGGCTTTCCTACTGAAGATGGTGAAATAGTTGATAAAAATATGAAAAGACTTATGGGTAAAATAAAAAATAATTTAGATGATATATGTACTTGGGAAGAATTTATGCTCGAAGATGCGCAGTTTTTAATCATAGCTTATGGCAGTGTTGCAAGATCTGCTAAGGAAGCTATTTTAAGGCTTAGAGAAGAAGGCTTTAAAGTAGGGCTTTTTAGACCTATCACCTTATATCCAGTAGCTGAGAAAAAAATAGCTCAAGTTGTATCTAAATTTGAAAAAGTTATAGTGTGTGAGCTTAATATGGGGCAGTATTTAGAAGAAATTCAAAGAGTAGGTAAAAGAGATGATTTTATTAGTTTGCATCGTGCAAATGGTCGTCCTATAACACCTAGTGAAATTATTGCTAAAGTAAAGGAGAATATGTAA
- a CDS encoding 4Fe-4S binding protein, which yields MIAPNNTPVWVDETRCKACNICVSYCPAGVLAMRDEISAVLGQMIEIVHPNSCIGCSECEVHCPDFAIFVAKRDEFKFAKLTPEAKERALAIKENKYKKLNA from the coding sequence ATGATTGCTCCAAATAATACACCAGTTTGGGTAGATGAAACAAGATGTAAAGCATGTAATATTTGCGTGAGTTATTGTCCAGCTGGGGTTTTGGCAATGAGAGATGAAATAAGTGCAGTTTTGGGACAAATGATAGAAATAGTTCATCCTAATTCTTGTATAGGATGTAGCGAGTGTGAAGTGCATTGTCCTGATTTTGCAATTTTTGTTGCTAAAAGAGATGAGTTTAAATTTGCAAAACTTACTCCGGAAGCTAAAGAAAGAGCTTTGGCTATTAAAGAAAATAAATATAAAAAATTAAACGCGTAG
- a CDS encoding malate dehydrogenase, which yields MKITIIGAGNVGSSVAYALILRELVNELVLIDINEDLLLAKELELTQSIAAFNFAIKITCSNDYEYTKDSDIVIFSAGVARKEGQSRDELFAINSKIMLDCAKSIKNFSKDPLFIIVSNPVDFLLNALYESELFSSKKIIAMAGVLDNARFKYEIAKKLNIKTSSVDSKLIGFHNDSMVLVKSQSKISNKTLNEILNEQDIENIEQDVKTGGAKVIKYLKTSAYLAPASACVRMIESIKSGEFLPISVILNGEYGIKDKAFGVMARISLDGVIEILELKLDDKEQLALEKSLMQYKYK from the coding sequence ATGAAAATTACAATTATTGGTGCAGGAAATGTCGGATCTAGTGTAGCTTATGCTTTGATTTTAAGAGAACTTGTAAATGAGCTTGTTTTGATTGATATAAATGAAGATTTATTATTAGCCAAAGAATTAGAATTAACTCAAAGTATTGCTGCTTTTAATTTTGCTATAAAAATTACTTGTTCGAATGATTATGAATATACTAAAGATAGTGATATAGTAATTTTTAGTGCAGGTGTTGCTAGAAAAGAAGGACAAAGTAGAGATGAATTATTTGCTATAAATTCAAAAATTATGTTAGATTGTGCAAAGTCAATTAAAAATTTTAGCAAGGATCCTTTATTTATCATAGTAAGTAATCCAGTAGATTTTTTACTCAATGCTTTATATGAAAGTGAGCTTTTTTCTTCTAAAAAAATAATTGCTATGGCTGGAGTTTTAGATAATGCAAGATTTAAATATGAAATTGCTAAAAAATTAAACATTAAAACATCTAGTGTTGATAGTAAGCTTATAGGTTTTCATAACGATAGTATGGTTTTGGTAAAATCACAATCAAAAATTTCAAATAAAACTTTGAATGAAATTTTAAATGAGCAAGATATTGAAAATATAGAGCAAGATGTTAAAACAGGCGGAGCTAAAGTAATTAAATATTTAAAAACTTCAGCTTATTTAGCTCCAGCAAGTGCTTGTGTAAGAATGATAGAATCAATAAAAAGCGGAGAATTTTTACCAATCAGTGTTATACTAAATGGAGAGTATGGTATAAAAGATAAAGCTTTTGGGGTAATGGCTAGAATTAGCCTTGATGGTGTTATAGAAATATTAGAATTAAAATTAGATGATAAAGAACAACTTGCTCTAGAAAAATCACTTATGCAATATAAATATAAATAA
- a CDS encoding AsmA-like C-terminal domain-containing protein, whose protein sequence is MDKRKIKIKSQLIKKILKFLIIPIICFIALFIYLKNGIYIEKLEFSSINFEKLYIKLDKKLILNAKKITIVSSKENTQDDKSLNKAFKLIKNVKYLYWFFQEFNIENIFVNNYPVEFIYKDDFFYVNGKNLLVKLNLKFNHKTIEVAINEFLLKDYNLSVIGLLSVNSQTKFYNFKGKIDSDFLKSDIKFLLKREEIAYELENINTNNISKIFEILTENGIELPKNLDLWVGGKVKADFYFIEKLSGFADFGKHRYYLNDIKAKGYVNNLKVILDNGIDPITSPFVRLNFAKQRLDFSYEKLQFNNYDLSQSKIYIDNMLNEKAGIFIHIKSDNARADYRVDKILQLYDVYLPFLQNNGITKTDLILKIPFDEPEKILYEGKFNILNSNINIRDLKIIQADVDLKKDKLEIKNAKVQSELISGDTNASINLKQKKGKIKTYISKIVLPQDSLKLEDKILDLELDFEQNTSVYNKEFTTTLNFNQGMDIYVNKLSKFKDYSKFMQENKIYDGELYLSTTNFKDFNIDLNNTTFESILLYKDNNPYEYDSFNVKIKGSDFNLTSLSGNIFAQKDNADVNVTLHNLNLLISQKDTKNASDTLENTIYNINAKNIDLILQDYNKTLDFDYFNAKIHNGNIQVWANRGKSKFDFLLNESQLQVRALKMDDDFLNTFMRENIFENGEFNLYIDGNSTDFFKGKFLFKDTYLRDLKFHQQLLSFIDTIPSLLLFKAPTFNEKGFSVENAGISFNRKKDLFDIDALNFNGDSADVLGQIKINLRSNQIDGLLELRTLKSASSVISKVPIINQIILGKDRQISTQIKLTGFVDNPEFKTQLITQGLQLPYHLIKNIFELPTNLIK, encoded by the coding sequence ATGGACAAGAGAAAAATTAAAATCAAATCACAACTTATTAAAAAAATTCTTAAATTTTTAATCATACCTATAATATGTTTCATTGCTTTGTTTATTTACCTTAAAAATGGAATTTATATAGAAAAACTGGAATTTTCTTCTATTAATTTTGAAAAATTATATATTAAATTAGATAAAAAACTTATTTTAAATGCGAAAAAAATTACTATTGTATCTAGCAAAGAAAACACACAAGATGACAAAAGTTTAAACAAAGCCTTTAAATTGATCAAAAATGTTAAATATCTTTACTGGTTTTTTCAAGAATTTAATATTGAAAATATTTTTGTAAATAACTATCCAGTAGAATTTATTTATAAAGATGATTTTTTTTATGTTAATGGTAAAAATTTACTTGTAAAACTTAATTTAAAATTTAATCATAAAACAATAGAAGTAGCCATTAATGAGTTTTTATTAAAAGATTATAATTTAAGTGTTATTGGCTTGTTATCAGTAAATTCTCAAACAAAATTTTATAATTTTAAGGGAAAAATCGATAGTGATTTTTTAAAAAGTGATATTAAATTTTTACTTAAAAGAGAAGAGATTGCCTATGAATTAGAAAATATTAATACAAACAATATTTCTAAAATTTTTGAGATTTTAACGGAAAATGGAATAGAATTGCCAAAAAATTTAGATCTTTGGGTTGGCGGAAAGGTCAAAGCAGATTTTTACTTTATAGAAAAACTTAGCGGTTTTGCTGATTTTGGAAAACATAGGTATTATTTAAACGATATTAAAGCAAAAGGTTATGTTAATAATTTAAAAGTTATTCTTGATAATGGTATAGATCCTATTACAAGTCCTTTTGTAAGATTGAATTTTGCAAAACAAAGACTCGATTTTTCTTATGAAAAATTGCAGTTTAATAATTATGATTTATCTCAAAGTAAAATTTATATTGATAATATGCTAAATGAAAAGGCTGGAATTTTTATCCATATAAAAAGCGATAATGCTAGAGCAGATTATAGAGTTGATAAAATTTTACAGCTATATGATGTTTATTTACCATTTTTACAAAATAATGGCATAACTAAAACTGATTTGATTTTAAAAATTCCTTTTGATGAGCCTGAAAAAATTCTTTATGAGGGTAAATTTAATATATTAAATTCTAATATAAATATAAGAGATCTTAAAATAATTCAAGCTGATGTAGATTTGAAAAAAGATAAATTAGAGATAAAAAATGCTAAAGTGCAAAGTGAGTTAATTAGTGGTGATACAAATGCAAGTATTAATTTAAAACAAAAAAAAGGAAAAATAAAAACTTATATCAGTAAGATTGTTTTGCCTCAAGATAGCTTAAAACTTGAAGATAAAATTTTAGATCTAGAATTAGATTTTGAACAAAATACAAGTGTATATAATAAAGAATTTACCACCACATTAAATTTTAATCAAGGTATGGATATTTATGTTAATAAACTTTCCAAATTTAAAGATTATTCTAAATTTATGCAAGAAAATAAAATATATGATGGAGAATTGTATTTAAGTACTACTAATTTTAAGGATTTTAATATAGATTTAAACAATACAACTTTTGAATCTATTTTACTTTATAAAGATAATAATCCTTATGAGTATGATAGTTTTAATGTAAAAATCAAAGGAAGTGATTTCAATCTTACGAGTTTAAGTGGAAATATTTTTGCACAAAAAGATAATGCAGATGTTAATGTAACCTTACATAATTTAAATTTGTTAATTTCTCAAAAAGACACTAAAAATGCCTCAGATACTCTTGAAAATACAATTTATAATATAAATGCTAAAAATATAGATTTGATTTTGCAAGATTATAATAAAACTTTAGATTTTGATTACTTTAATGCAAAAATCCATAATGGAAATATCCAAGTATGGGCAAATAGAGGCAAATCTAAATTTGATTTTTTACTTAATGAAAGTCAATTACAAGTTAGAGCTTTAAAAATGGATGATGATTTTTTGAATACTTTTATGAGAGAAAACATTTTTGAAAATGGCGAATTTAACCTTTATATAGATGGAAATAGCACTGATTTTTTCAAAGGTAAATTTTTATTTAAGGATACTTATTTAAGAGATTTAAAATTCCATCAGCAACTTTTAAGTTTTATAGATACTATTCCTAGTTTGCTTTTGTTTAAAGCTCCAACTTTTAACGAAAAAGGCTTTAGTGTAGAAAACGCAGGCATTAGTTTTAATAGAAAAAAAGATTTATTTGATATAGACGCTCTTAATTTTAATGGCGATAGTGCTGATGTTTTAGGGCAGATAAAAATTAATTTGCGAAGTAATCAAATCGATGGATTGTTAGAACTTAGAACGCTTAAATCCGCGAGTTCTGTAATTTCCAAAGTTCCAATCATAAATCAAATTATTTTAGGTAAAGATAGACAAATTAGCACACAAATTAAACTAACTGGTTTTGTAGATAATCCTGAATTTAAAACTCAACTTATCACTCAAGGATTACAGCTTCCCTATCATTTAATAAAAAATATATTTGAGTTGCCAACGAATTTAATTAAATAA
- the mltG gene encoding endolytic transglycosylase MltG yields the protein MIKNLRIFLISCDLILIFLLSIFYYLLLPMQTNSVVFIPQGSVSKIITQLDKNNYKMSAIDKYTLYFLGHPQSGWINIGTKELNRIEFLHKLTIAKAALETITLIPGETTEIFFEELAPKLNLNPKILMQEFNKQSPFKEGMFFPETYKIPKGITEELLIKYLLAYSTSEFKKLSYKIFREYNAKKWHEYIIIASIIQKEAANNEEMPIVSSVIRNRLKKGMKLQMDGTLNYGKYSHEKITSQRIRSDNSSYNTYKFNGIPDEAVCNVSFEAIKAAIFPAKTEYLYFVRDKKTNKHIFTSTLKDHNNAMRN from the coding sequence ATGATTAAAAATTTAAGAATTTTTTTAATAAGTTGTGATTTGATTTTAATTTTTCTCTTGTCCATTTTTTATTATCTTCTTTTACCTATGCAAACCAATTCTGTAGTATTTATACCACAAGGTTCTGTCAGTAAGATTATAACGCAATTAGATAAAAATAACTATAAAATGAGTGCTATTGATAAATATACTTTATATTTTTTAGGACACCCTCAATCTGGTTGGATTAATATAGGCACAAAAGAGCTAAATAGAATTGAGTTTTTACATAAACTTACCATAGCAAAAGCAGCACTTGAAACCATCACTTTAATACCTGGTGAAACTACGGAAATTTTCTTTGAAGAATTAGCTCCTAAACTTAACTTAAATCCTAAAATTTTAATGCAAGAATTTAACAAACAAAGTCCTTTTAAAGAAGGTATGTTTTTTCCTGAAACTTATAAAATTCCAAAAGGCATTACAGAGGAATTATTGATTAAATATCTTTTAGCGTATTCCACAAGTGAATTTAAAAAACTTTCGTATAAAATTTTTAGAGAATATAACGCAAAAAAATGGCATGAATATATCATCATAGCTTCAATCATACAAAAAGAAGCAGCAAATAATGAAGAAATGCCAATAGTTTCTTCTGTAATTCGCAATCGCCTTAAAAAAGGTATGAAGCTTCAAATGGATGGAACACTAAATTATGGAAAATACTCTCATGAAAAAATTACCTCGCAAAGAATAAGATCAGATAATAGCTCATATAATACTTATAAATTTAATGGCATACCAGATGAGGCAGTATGTAATGTATCTTTTGAAGCAATTAAAGCAGCAATTTTTCCTGCTAAAACAGAATATTTATATTTTGTAAGAGATAAAAAAACAAATAAACATATTTTTACCTCTACTTTAAAAGATCACAACAATGCAATGAGAAATTAA
- a CDS encoding DNA translocase FtsK has translation MFVILDGLFGKIGSLILVILLLVFAFSISFPQVIKEVFKIELDFDFYLKLETLIKNKIFGFFGGDKYENETKEEQEKLKQELLIKEKKEELVEEELPKQEIQESKKFNLEDLKNQELEEVIISEEDKKLGTSYIYELSEPIANFAQKASQINIKENEMTPEEYLSKYKNKSEDIYTQTLKSKNLDEPSYKRRNIDLNEEKEQEIEENSLFAKELKEREQMLQKAKLLEEYKALQKEKILEELNEDFKKIEELNAIEAQKEAEFKKIQDKTSFLGVKDFKDEDFIPQNETKELDFSEDDFTKPVSIEELRSKKSPESSFVVEKIQSTTIYDILDDDIQEPLVEDFESKIHHSITNEVSENKALLKNLDFGNFEKPKDFSLPPLDFLTMPKEDKSEINEEEIDRKIYDLLEKLRRFKIGGDVVRTYTGPVVTTFEFRPAADVKVSKILSLQDDLAMALKAQTIRIQAPIPGKDVVGIEVPNEKIDTIYLREILESEVFKNSSSPLTIALGKDIVGDPFITDLKKLPHLLIAGTTGSGKSVGINSMLLSLLYRNSPKTLRLMMIDPKMLEFSIYNDIPHLLTPVITDPKKAVNALSNMVAEMERRYRLMAEAKTKNIENYNEKIKEQGGEILPFIVVIIDELADLMMTAGKDVEFYIGRLAQMARASGIHLIVATQRPSVDVVTGVVKANLPSRISYKVGQKIDSKVILDSMGAESLLGRGDCLFTPPGMSGIVRLHAPFASESEIENIVEFLKAQQIVEYDESFLKDDSQDNAYRKSEFNDGELDELYEEAKAVILEDRKTSISYLQRRLKIGYNRAANIIEQLSQTGILSEPDAKGQREIL, from the coding sequence ATGTTTGTGATTTTAGATGGTCTTTTTGGAAAAATAGGAAGTTTGATTTTGGTAATCTTACTTTTAGTTTTTGCTTTTAGTATTTCTTTTCCACAGGTTATAAAAGAGGTATTTAAAATAGAGCTTGATTTTGATTTTTATTTAAAACTAGAAACTTTAATAAAAAATAAAATTTTTGGATTTTTTGGTGGTGATAAGTATGAAAACGAAACCAAAGAAGAACAAGAAAAGCTCAAACAAGAACTTTTAATTAAAGAGAAAAAAGAAGAACTTGTTGAAGAAGAATTACCAAAGCAAGAAATTCAAGAAAGTAAAAAATTCAATCTTGAAGATTTAAAAAATCAAGAATTAGAAGAAGTGATAATTAGTGAAGAAGATAAAAAACTAGGAACAAGTTATATATATGAGCTATCAGAACCTATTGCAAATTTTGCTCAAAAAGCTAGTCAAATAAATATAAAGGAAAATGAAATGACCCCTGAAGAGTATTTATCAAAATATAAAAATAAAAGTGAAGATATTTATACTCAAACATTAAAAAGTAAAAATTTAGATGAACCAAGTTATAAAAGACGCAATATAGACTTAAATGAGGAAAAAGAACAAGAAATAGAAGAAAATTCTTTATTTGCAAAAGAACTTAAAGAGCGTGAGCAAATGCTACAAAAAGCTAAACTATTAGAAGAGTATAAGGCTTTACAAAAAGAAAAAATACTAGAAGAACTAAATGAAGATTTTAAAAAAATTGAGGAATTAAATGCTATAGAAGCACAAAAAGAAGCTGAATTTAAAAAAATACAAGATAAAACAAGTTTTTTAGGGGTCAAAGATTTTAAAGATGAAGATTTTATCCCACAAAATGAAACAAAAGAATTAGATTTTAGCGAAGATGATTTTACTAAGCCTGTAAGCATAGAAGAATTAAGAAGCAAAAAATCCCCTGAAAGTTCTTTTGTAGTAGAAAAAATACAAAGCACAACCATATATGATATTTTAGATGATGATATTCAAGAACCTTTAGTAGAAGATTTTGAAAGTAAAATTCATCATTCTATCACCAATGAAGTAAGTGAAAATAAAGCCTTGTTAAAAAATCTTGATTTTGGAAATTTTGAAAAACCTAAAGATTTTTCTTTACCTCCTTTGGACTTTCTAACTATGCCAAAAGAAGATAAAAGTGAAATTAATGAAGAAGAAATCGATAGAAAAATTTATGATTTACTTGAAAAGTTAAGACGCTTTAAGATAGGTGGAGATGTAGTAAGAACTTACACAGGACCTGTTGTAACTACTTTTGAATTTCGTCCAGCAGCTGATGTTAAAGTGAGTAAGATTTTATCTTTACAAGATGATTTGGCAATGGCTTTAAAGGCTCAAACAATAAGAATTCAAGCTCCAATCCCAGGAAAAGATGTAGTAGGTATAGAAGTACCAAATGAAAAAATTGATACGATTTATTTAAGAGAAATTTTAGAAAGTGAAGTGTTTAAAAATTCAAGTTCGCCATTAACTATAGCTTTGGGTAAAGATATAGTAGGTGATCCTTTTATAACAGATCTTAAAAAGCTTCCTCATCTTTTGATAGCAGGAACTACAGGGAGTGGTAAAAGCGTGGGGATTAATTCTATGCTTTTATCTTTGCTTTATAGAAATTCACCAAAAACTTTAAGACTTATGATGATAGATCCTAAAATGCTTGAATTTAGCATTTATAATGATATACCGCATTTACTTACTCCGGTTATCACAGATCCTAAAAAGGCTGTAAATGCTTTATCAAATATGGTAGCTGAAATGGAGCGAAGATATCGTTTGATGGCTGAAGCAAAAACTAAAAATATAGAAAATTACAATGAAAAAATTAAAGAACAAGGTGGGGAAATCTTACCATTTATTGTAGTGATTATTGATGAATTAGCTGATTTAATGATGACTGCAGGTAAAGATGTGGAGTTTTATATAGGTCGTTTGGCTCAAATGGCAAGAGCAAGTGGAATTCATCTAATTGTAGCTACACAACGCCCTTCAGTAGATGTAGTTACTGGGGTTGTAAAAGCAAATTTACCGAGTAGAATTTCTTATAAAGTAGGGCAAAAGATAGATTCTAAGGTTATATTGGATTCTATGGGTGCTGAGAGTTTATTAGGAAGAGGTGATTGTTTATTTACACCTCCTGGAATGAGTGGTATTGTGCGTTTGCATGCGCCTTTTGCAAGTGAGAGTGAAATAGAAAATATAGTAGAATTTTTAAAAGCTCAGCAAATAGTAGAATATGATGAAAGCTTTTTAAAAGATGATAGTCAAGATAATGCCTATAGAAAAAGTGAATTTAACGATGGTGAGTTAGATGAGCTTTATGAAGAAGCTAAGGCTGTGATTTTAGAAGATAGAAAAACAAGTATTTCTTATTTACAAAGACGCTTAAAAATAGGTTATAACCGCGCTGCAAACATTATAGAGCAACTTTCACAAACAGGTATTTTAAGCGAACCTGATGCAAAAGGGCAAAGAGAAATTTTATAA